Proteins from a single region of Chloroherpeton thalassium ATCC 35110:
- the der gene encoding ribosome biogenesis GTPase Der: MKPTVAIVGRPNVGKSTLFNRILNKRVAIVDDVPGVTRDRNFSEAEWCGKQFSLIDTGGYSRTGDTFSAAVLEQSLIALQEANIIILVVDLRTGITDIDLEITELLRKQASEKTVFLAVNKVDNNLMESDAQLFRKLGLSEPYFVSALDGRGVAELLDAVIAHIPEDDAPESDDTVKLTVIGRPNVGKSSFVNAILGQNRQIVTDIPGTTRDAVDSRFKRNGQDFLLIDTAGLRRKAKVDDNIELFSALRTEKAIERCDVAIILLDATQGLENQDLKVINAAAQKKRGMVIAVNKWDLIEKDDKTAIAYEKRLREELRNLSYVPLLFISALTKQRIYKAIDIAYQVWQNRRMKIDTSRLNNLMLNDIKRTPPSSKSGKEIKIKYLTQLATEPPLFGLFAGNPQLIEEHYKRFLERKLREHFGFEGTPIELKFRRK; this comes from the coding sequence ATGAAACCTACTGTTGCCATTGTCGGGCGACCAAATGTCGGAAAATCCACCCTATTTAATCGTATTCTCAACAAGCGAGTCGCCATTGTGGATGATGTGCCAGGCGTCACGCGCGATCGAAATTTTAGCGAGGCCGAGTGGTGCGGAAAGCAATTTAGCTTAATTGACACCGGCGGCTACTCGCGCACGGGTGATACGTTTAGCGCGGCGGTTTTGGAGCAATCGCTTATTGCGCTTCAAGAAGCCAATATTATTATTCTCGTGGTCGATTTGCGGACGGGCATCACCGATATTGACCTTGAAATTACCGAATTGCTTCGCAAGCAGGCCAGCGAAAAAACGGTTTTCCTTGCCGTCAATAAAGTCGATAACAACCTCATGGAAAGCGACGCTCAGCTCTTTCGCAAGCTGGGACTTAGCGAACCCTATTTTGTCTCGGCGCTTGATGGCAGAGGCGTTGCTGAATTGCTCGACGCCGTTATTGCGCACATCCCGGAAGACGACGCGCCAGAGTCCGACGACACGGTGAAGCTCACCGTGATTGGGCGACCGAATGTGGGAAAGTCCAGTTTTGTAAATGCCATTTTGGGGCAGAATCGCCAAATTGTTACAGATATTCCTGGCACAACGCGCGATGCGGTTGATAGCCGCTTCAAGCGCAATGGTCAAGATTTTCTTTTAATTGACACTGCCGGTTTGCGGCGCAAAGCCAAAGTGGATGATAACATCGAGCTGTTTAGCGCGCTTAGAACCGAAAAGGCAATCGAGCGCTGCGATGTGGCGATCATTTTGCTCGATGCCACACAAGGTCTTGAAAACCAGGATTTGAAAGTCATCAATGCGGCGGCGCAAAAAAAACGCGGAATGGTTATTGCCGTCAATAAATGGGATTTGATAGAGAAAGACGATAAAACCGCCATCGCCTATGAAAAACGCCTGCGCGAGGAATTGCGCAATCTTTCTTATGTGCCGTTGCTTTTCATTTCGGCATTAACGAAACAGCGCATTTACAAAGCCATCGATATTGCCTATCAGGTTTGGCAAAATCGCCGCATGAAGATCGACACCAGTCGCCTCAACAACCTGATGCTGAATGATATTAAGCGCACACCGCCTTCGTCAAAAAGTGGTAAGGAAATCAAAATTAAGTATTTGACGCAGCTTGCCACCGAGCCACCGCTCTTTGGATTGTTTGCCGGAAACCCACAACTCATTGAGGAACATTACAAGCGCTTCTTAGAAAGAAAGCTCAGGGAGCATTTCGGCTTTGAAGGAACGCCAATTGAACTCAAGTTTAGAAGAAAGTAA
- the apbC gene encoding iron-sulfur cluster carrier protein ApbC, whose protein sequence is MSQITEKQVIDALRNVIEPDLQRDLISLNMVKDVAIDADNNVSFTVVLTTPACPLKEMIKTACINAVRHFVQGAKEVKVNMTANVTGGGKTKTKDAANPLVKVRNTIAVASGKGGVGKSTVATNLAVALAKTGARVGLIDADIHGPSIPTMFGLKNEKPDVLGKTLIPLEKYGVKLMSIGFLVDQKTAVVWRGPMVSSALRQFMNDVAWNELDYLLFDLPPGTGDIQLTLVQTVPLTGSVVVTTPQDVAVADVEKAISMFKSVKVPVLGIIENMSYYSLPDGHREYIFGQGGGKKLAESHSMPFLGEVPLGADVRMGGDEGVPVVIRNPESEQAKLFTTAAEKLAQQIAIRNANVGSGKVEIEL, encoded by the coding sequence ATGTCACAGATAACAGAAAAACAAGTCATCGATGCGCTGCGAAATGTCATCGAGCCAGACTTGCAGCGCGACCTGATTTCTCTCAACATGGTCAAAGACGTTGCGATTGATGCGGACAATAATGTCTCCTTTACCGTCGTTTTAACTACACCGGCTTGTCCACTTAAAGAAATGATTAAAACGGCCTGTATCAATGCCGTTCGACATTTTGTGCAAGGCGCCAAAGAGGTAAAAGTTAACATGACGGCAAATGTGACTGGCGGCGGAAAAACAAAAACGAAAGATGCGGCCAATCCGCTGGTTAAAGTGCGCAATACAATTGCCGTTGCTTCGGGCAAGGGCGGCGTTGGCAAATCCACGGTGGCGACAAACCTTGCCGTGGCGCTCGCCAAAACCGGCGCGCGTGTCGGGTTGATTGATGCCGATATTCACGGTCCGAGCATTCCAACTATGTTTGGCTTAAAAAATGAAAAACCGGATGTGCTTGGAAAAACCTTAATTCCGCTGGAAAAATACGGCGTTAAACTCATGTCCATCGGCTTTTTGGTCGATCAGAAAACGGCGGTCGTTTGGCGCGGTCCGATGGTTTCGAGCGCACTTCGCCAATTTATGAACGATGTGGCCTGGAACGAACTGGATTACCTCCTTTTTGATTTGCCTCCAGGCACCGGCGATATTCAGCTCACGCTGGTGCAAACAGTTCCGTTAACCGGTTCGGTTGTGGTTACCACGCCGCAAGATGTGGCTGTGGCGGATGTGGAGAAAGCCATTTCTATGTTCAAAAGCGTGAAAGTGCCGGTGTTGGGCATCATTGAAAACATGAGTTATTATTCGCTGCCAGATGGTCATCGGGAATATATTTTTGGACAAGGTGGCGGCAAAAAACTCGCTGAATCGCACAGCATGCCGTTCCTTGGTGAAGTCCCGCTTGGCGCGGATGTTCGCATGGGCGGCGACGAAGGCGTGCCGGTTGTGATTCGCAATCCTGAGTCTGAGCAGGCCAAGCTTTTCACCACTGCAGCTGAAAAACTCGCGCAGCAAATTGCCATTCGCAACGCCAATGTTGGTTCAGGCAAAGTCGAAATAGAACTTTAA
- a CDS encoding NifU family protein, producing MSAKNEGNPVQDKQYLPGNDPIYARVTEALNSIRPYLQADGGDCELVGITDEQVVDLRLVGACGSCPMSAMTLRAGVEQAIKRAVPEIVRVEAAP from the coding sequence ATGTCTGCAAAAAATGAAGGAAACCCCGTTCAAGACAAGCAATATTTGCCAGGAAACGATCCCATTTATGCACGGGTAACAGAAGCGCTGAATAGCATTCGTCCGTATCTTCAAGCCGACGGCGGCGACTGCGAGTTGGTTGGAATCACTGACGAGCAAGTCGTTGATTTGCGTCTTGTAGGCGCATGCGGTTCTTGCCCAATGAGCGCCATGACCCTTCGCGCCGGTGTAGAGCAAGCCATCAAGCGGGCTGTTCCAGAAATTGTTCGTGTTGAAGCTGCGCCATAA
- a CDS encoding ABC transporter permease, producing the protein MFTFVTHRLLYAIVVIYGVMTITFFLMYILPGDPARLMLGQRADVQSIEAIRTELGLDKPLHEQYFAFLANAAQGNLGRSYATNRDVLETILERFPATALLAVSSLAISTVLGIAIGVLSAVKPYTWLDNLFMLFALLGMSAPGFFAGLLIAWVFGFLLGWFPISGYISEGWQHLVLPMTTLALRPLSINARLTRSAMLDVLSQDYVRTAFAKGVSFRSAIFRHALRNALNPVLTAVSSWLAGLLAGSFFIEFIFNWPGIGLLAIDAIQKLDFPMIQGVVLFTAVIFIIINIAVDMLYALLDPRVKLSVN; encoded by the coding sequence ATGTTCACATTTGTTACGCACCGTTTGCTTTACGCCATTGTGGTTATCTACGGCGTTATGACCATCACCTTTTTTTTGATGTACATTCTGCCCGGCGATCCCGCCAGATTGATGCTTGGGCAACGCGCCGACGTGCAATCCATCGAGGCGATTCGGACGGAACTCGGTCTCGATAAGCCGCTTCACGAACAATATTTCGCCTTTTTGGCAAACGCGGCTCAGGGCAATTTAGGGCGCTCCTACGCGACCAACCGCGATGTGCTGGAAACGATTTTAGAGCGATTTCCCGCAACGGCTTTGCTTGCCGTTTCGTCGCTTGCGATTTCCACCGTGTTGGGTATCGCCATCGGCGTGCTTTCGGCGGTGAAGCCTTACACTTGGCTGGATAATCTGTTTATGCTGTTTGCGCTTTTGGGCATGTCGGCGCCGGGCTTTTTTGCAGGACTGCTTATCGCGTGGGTTTTTGGTTTCCTTTTGGGTTGGTTTCCGATTTCGGGCTACATCTCTGAAGGATGGCAACATCTCGTTTTGCCAATGACGACTTTGGCGTTGCGACCGCTTTCTATCAACGCGCGCCTGACTCGCTCGGCCATGCTGGATGTGCTTTCGCAGGATTATGTGCGCACGGCGTTTGCAAAAGGCGTTTCGTTTCGAAGCGCGATTTTTCGACATGCGCTGCGCAACGCGCTCAATCCAGTGCTCACCGCTGTGAGCAGTTGGCTGGCGGGATTGCTTGCCGGCTCGTTTTTCATTGAGTTTATTTTCAATTGGCCGGGCATCGGACTTTTGGCCATCGACGCTATTCAAAAATTAGATTTTCCGATGATTCAAGGCGTGGTGCTTTTCACCGCCGTGATTTTCATCATCATCAACATCGCCGTTGATATGCTTTACGCCCTGCTCGACCCGCGTGTGAAGCTTAGCGTGAATTGA
- the meaB gene encoding methylmalonyl Co-A mutase-associated GTPase MeaB produces MQGVSQPSSINPLHAKGLHRGRRKKRSAQDYAAGVLSGDRVVLGQAITLIESTNAEHRKLAEEIIEKCLAHTGKSIRIGITGVPGVGKSTFIESFGIYLISQGRKLAVLAVDPSSSRSKGSILGDKVRMESLATNPNAFIRPSPSGGSLGGVAQKTRETILLCEAAGYDTILIETVGVGQSEVAVHSMVDFFLLLLLAGAGDELQGIKRGIMEMADAIAITKADGENADRARRARSEFEYAMRYFPTANSGWKPQVLTCSALTKEGLADVWKSIQAHHRLMVDRGLFDARRQNQTKTWMHETIEAFLKERFYRNANVKEALQGVETRVLTGDLPPLAAARQLLELYNLPAKD; encoded by the coding sequence ATGCAAGGAGTCAGTCAGCCCAGCTCGATTAATCCGCTTCATGCCAAAGGGCTTCATCGCGGGCGACGCAAAAAGCGTTCGGCGCAGGATTACGCCGCGGGGGTTTTGTCGGGCGACCGCGTCGTACTTGGGCAAGCCATCACGCTGATTGAAAGCACGAACGCGGAGCATCGCAAGCTTGCTGAGGAAATCATAGAAAAATGCCTCGCGCACACGGGCAAATCCATTCGAATTGGCATCACGGGTGTGCCGGGCGTTGGGAAAAGCACGTTTATTGAATCGTTTGGCATTTACTTGATTTCACAAGGGCGCAAGCTGGCCGTGCTGGCCGTTGATCCGAGCAGCAGCCGTTCGAAAGGCAGCATTCTTGGCGACAAAGTCCGCATGGAATCGCTCGCGACCAACCCAAATGCGTTTATTCGGCCATCGCCTTCTGGCGGTTCGCTTGGCGGCGTGGCGCAAAAAACCCGCGAAACCATTTTGCTTTGCGAAGCTGCCGGCTACGACACCATTTTGATTGAAACCGTCGGCGTTGGCCAATCTGAAGTTGCCGTTCATTCGATGGTCGATTTCTTTTTGCTTTTGCTGCTGGCCGGCGCAGGCGACGAGCTGCAAGGCATCAAGCGCGGCATTATGGAAATGGCCGATGCGATTGCCATCACCAAAGCCGATGGCGAAAACGCTGACCGCGCCCGCCGCGCCCGCTCCGAGTTTGAATACGCCATGCGCTATTTTCCGACCGCAAATTCGGGTTGGAAACCGCAAGTGCTCACCTGCTCCGCGCTCACCAAGGAAGGATTGGCCGATGTTTGGAAAAGCATTCAAGCTCACCATCGCTTGATGGTAGATCGTGGATTATTCGACGCGCGTCGCCAAAACCAGACAAAAACCTGGATGCACGAGACCATCGAAGCTTTTTTAAAAGAGCGATTCTACCGAAATGCAAATGTGAAAGAAGCGCTTCAAGGTGTGGAAACGCGTGTGCTGACCGGCGATTTGCCGCCGCTTGCTGCGGCGCGTCAGCTTTTGGAACTGTATAACTTACCTGCGA